AACTTTAAAATCCCGCTACAGAGTGAACTAATGGATCCACATCACGATAAAGAGTTGATGAAAATTTTTGAAGCAGTACAGATTCATGTATTTAGACAATAAAAAATGCTCTTTGATCAGAGCTCTCCATAGATGAAGTAATACCAGAATAACTAAAAGAGCATAAAATGCAATCTAtagttttgatttttgaaattgTTGAGCTCTACTATGTTATAATAGATGTCAAATGTATTCAGTTGTTTAAAACCCAACATTTGTCTACAGTATTCGCAATGGTTTATATATGTCGACTCAAGTTTATTCTAGTGAAGTTGGTtcgattaagtctgttcatgaaaagtaatgaaatgtacacAACAACCCTCATGGCACTTAGCACCGACTTCAGTGAAGTTCTATTAAATTCCAGTTGAACGCACCCCACGATCCTAATTTCAAAGGACCAGAAGAGATGACAATACTGcgtccaagtatggggagacgCTTTGCAGGCGCCACATGGCACTTTAAGACTGTTGTTAATACTTGCCCTATACCTTAGTTAAATGTTTTATCCTTTCGTATTCTTCACTAATATTTCAAGTCAAATGAACGATTCTGAGTTCGTCTTAACTCTGTGGCGGCGAAGTGGTTACATTCAACACTTCCAACTGATCGTCTTTGGTTTTATTATCAAAGGATCTACACTCTAACAGCCTTTAAGAGTGGCAGTCGTATAAATTTGGTCATACCTGGACTCAGTGATTTTATTATTTGTAGTATTTTGTAGACATCAAGTCATTTCAAAGTTTCTGTGTAAATAATCTATACTTAGGTAGGTATTAGAGGCATGTTTCGTTATCTCTCTTTTAAACAGAATCAAAACAATCCCGCTATTACtttgtatgtttattttctaGGCTTTGAAAGGGTTTTCGTACGAATACTATTTCGATCGTTTACTCGACATTTTTTACCCTACAgaaatgtatgtatttctgcgtaaatattcatttttattttttaaattactaCAGAATTTATACTTATCTACTTTTGAAATGATTTAAGACAGACAAAGTTCAGTCATTAGTTTCATTCTGTAAAAATGTTTCGTTATAGCAATGGTCTTGCCTATTGAACAAgtatcaagaaaataaaaaatatatactacaaTGATGATCATGCCTGTACAAATCAATTTAATGAATCGGCTTGTTGTGCagcttattttttcaaatatatatgcgcCATTCAAGTgattaacatttaaacaaaatattgaatgttttggCATTAAATATAAATGCTTTTCCGAAACCACACCTGCAAATAGTAAGTCATGTGCgtataatgtatatacatataaacgaaaacaaagaaaacaaatgacCATCTTATTTACATTTTGGTGAAATGTGAAATTAAAGCAAAAATGAATTACGTGTCAGGAAAAAAATGTTAGAAGTATAAATAATGTACAATGTATGTTATCGTGTTATGTAGGAtaacaatatataattataaaatatagcAAATCAACAGTTACTCCCTAATActgaacaaattttataaatacagtatgatcttattcatatttattgtttttattttttgttgttgttttgttgtttgttgtttttagttttttgtaCGAGGCGTTCAGAATGAGGTATAAGcgttattttttcaattaatcatgAGACAGTACAACACTCCATCAATAACAACAATACAAGTTGTAACAGCAACAGACGGACTAACATTGTACATTAGTTACTTATTTGAAACACCAGGGTCAAATATCTTAACAATCTGTTGTCTTCATTTACCGCATATTCCATAACATcattgacatgaaaataaaatactgcTCTTACTTATCAATAAGTGATTAATAAAACAGCGTTTCTAATAGAGAAAAATACATAGTTATCGCTCAGACATATTTTTTCACTTTAAGTGGCTTTTCTGTTCTGCAGTATATGCCATTTAGTATATGAATGTCTTTGTTCATGGTTGTTGGGAAAATAATACACTCTGGATACAGAGGTTCCAGTCGAGGTACGATAAATGTGCACAAATAAATTTGTTTACGTAAGAAAATCAAACTTTGCAATCACTTTATTCTGCGTCCCGTGTTCTTTAGCTTCCACCTCTAACTCAATACCACCAAAAGACATTGTAACATCAATTTGTTGTCTTCCATCTTTCTTTGGAACAAGACTTAGTTCTCCGATTCTCTCAAATTCCGGCCAAAATGTGTAACTGGTATCTGGCAATTTGTCTGCCGGTGTCTGATAAATTTCAACAGAAGCAGTATCATCATTTGATGTCATAAAAGAATGTCGAATCTTCGTTTCACCCTGAATCACCGTTTGTCCTTTTCTGACGAACTCGTGAAAAACATCCTCAGCTCTTTCGAAACCGAAGCCATTCATACGTTTCATATATGCCGGATGTTTTCTCGGGTCAAATGGAACCGCTGAAGAAATACctgaaaaagtaataataaatacCTTATAATGTGAtagactaaaactaaaaaagatatttttttaattataacaatTCATATGAGGCGACTATGACAAACCATGAATTGAATGTATTGTAAAAATAGATTGGTAGTAACACATGTTTAAgccaaaacatatattttatcaggTCACTAAGAATGCTAATTATGTTTAACAGACATAAATGTAATCTTTTCATATACGAGCCTTGAACAATCACACAAGTACAATAAAAAAAGTATCAAGTGTACATagctatttcttttatttgttttaaaagtccTTCAAAAATCCATTTGTTAAGATTCACATCATTACCTTGGAAGTTTGATTTTGATATGACAAATAAAcgaagaaaattattttaaagactcCTTCATAAGTAAACTTTCAAACTTTGAAATACTCAAATTATGACTATGCCAGCAGATGATGCCGGTGTATCATAGTGTTTTTGTGACTTTAATctgttaaatttaagaaaaacgtCCTGCTATTGACTTAACACGTTTTGTGGAAATTTGTGGCGTCATTAATTTTGTCATTAGTTATGCAATTAAAGTCAGGTAACTATTCAGAATATTGGGAATTCCCAGAATAATGAATATGGTACCACTTTCTTAGTTTTGATTAAACTGTGACGTAGCTCCCTTCTTGCACTAAGCCCTTCAAATAGTTATAACATCTGTCTGCGTATCGGAATTAAgtctcaacataaagtctctttaatcaaaggcctgaagggcctgagtcggctaatgattgatgtactgacagtatagtctaccagtttcagtttgtttttagtttttttcttaaaatttcataacacatctcgatatttacccaaaatattatatccagatacgattacacttttctccagtttcaacaatatattttacaaattgtgatgatatgaagacatttagcagcaattggcagtatcttacattgaagtttacggttaaattacctcttatttaaatcttttcataaaaagttgtttcgtttcgtgaaagcagccaaacatagacgatctactttcggtttcaaaaactacaagaaaatacaatttaatgtttcgccgatttgtttatttctcgaaaaataagaattaaaatcatttttaatatctgtagtaactaaacaaaccagtaagagcttcttcttccgataatttatccgtgtactgactgcaaaattcaacccacgcaaagtttatagaaatcatacgatgcgtgtatacgttcaatgtgggagaattaaggctgttcggctatgttacctaacgcatccagacgattcagattttgtttttaaaaaagcattgtgtgcatttctgtaattttatatacgtttttatacgcttttaaattattagacatgcgtatttgcattatttctacacgtaatttacgctaatacgcatcttatctggagccctgtggaactattttttgtctttcgctggatgttacgcaagctttgtaagcctgcgcaattcataaaatgcacatttatgcttaatgagttacattcgagtattgcacaattacaagtcataaatatgacagattaaatcgtatattggtcatagcaaagggaattgacacaacttacttcattcatgcagtgaactgtttgaagtttgagaaatcaaatggaactacatcccttcactgtgttatttggtccatttaaagaatcgctgaacagcaaggactcgtcaaaacgctttcagcgtttagccgactcaataataATACGGAATCAGATCTGCGGCAAGAGATAGCTGCATTCCCAAATCGGACATGAATGTTGTTCGATAAAAAGGCAAAAGTTTTACAAACTTCTTCAGCAGTCCACATGGTACAATGTTTAACAATGCTGGTagtgaaaaaaaagttgaaacttATTGAAATTACATGAACAAATGTAGCATTCTCCCTTGCAAAAATATCTTTCAGTGAAAGCAGTTGTTCGCCATTTATTAGAGCATATGACAAAGTAGTAGATTCCGTATACAGAAATCGTATGTATTGACTGATGACGCCTTGttattattaaattcaaatttatctAGAATTTCGCCGAAGTACTTCACATGTCAAACAAGGTGCTTGCAAGAGTTTTTATAAACTTAGTCACACGATTTTACCTGAGCTTTTATAGCAGTAAGATATGATACTGATGTAATTTATATATACAGTACGATGGCCAAAAAGCCTCTCGatgtttttcaaaaaagtattttgtgACGTTCATGGTAAATAGTTTTACTCCAAACTAGGTATacttagctaatttgcataaaatggaCCAGTGccacaaacaacgaataaaaaattgagaccactaaaactgaataaaatgatataattaattgttatcaatgaaataacaattttatttgatctACATTGTTCGCAGACATAAAGTAAACACTTAATTGAAGGAAGAATAAtaatgtaacatactttacacacgTTACTTTGcaatttcaacaaccttgttttATTGCATCAATTACTTAGGgaaaaattaatattaattattttgtactataaaatacaatgtgtttaTTTACTTGTTATACAGTGAGATTTTTTCCTCCGTaccacactttaaaatacgttaccactacctttgttttttttaagatatataagATGAAAATGAAACCATAATTATCagatactgatttatttaaactgttaggtgtacattttaagatatatttcttcttttactTCAGAAATTGCCTAAAATTTATATTACACTATCCCTGTAACTATTATTTTagatgaaatttcaataaaacaaaagcaATCTGTGCATTCGTATGATCATAAAGCCGATATGTGCAGTCATTCCTGTGAGTTAAAATCAAGttttgtaaaagatatttttttgaattttagaaatagtATTGTTGtaaggaaatataaaaaaaacaagcaagtTAGCTAAGTAGGAGGAATCATAGGGTCATGAGTCAGATATTTGCATGAGTCctttgttctccatgacgattaaTAAAGACATCATATTCAgttttagtggtatcttgtttcctgaaACGTTGGTTGTGAcagtggttcattttatgcaaattagctaaacaccTATTTTGAAGTAACAAATACCATCAAAGTTACAAAATACCATTTAAGAAAACGCTGACAGACTTTAAGATCAGGCCAGAACTGTTTGGTACGttcaaattgatttaaaacttttcttaattttctaataaatttttgtcattttgtaacattctcatttataattataaattaggttattttaaaaaataaatattattactaAAAGGCCAATGTCTCCGCTCcattttaataccatttttattgatttatcataaaaactgaccaagatatgacttaTTATCTTCTACATGTTTGTCCTTCTCAGACGgttgaacggttgccatggaaataGTGAAATCAGATATAGTTCAACAcggttttatcatttttattttgtgcatAGTTTTGTCTTTGATGTTCTAATCTCAGATAAGGTATGGAGAATAATATTATACTGATACCtatgacctatacatttttaCGTATTATACTAGCAAAACTTTGCAccaaataataaatttaattgtGATacaatgtcagaataatttggatgtttgatatattgataatgttacaaataagcacagatagtgtttgactcccttttcatgctatcattgctataattattgttgaattgatgttaataataggatttgggtcatttgtggcttatttgggttcattatttcgatagctggatcccagcatcacacattatgtcatatacaatagttaaagggaaccagatatttgatagagcaagtactcctTGTAAAATGCTAtttataaatttggaccaatcagaacacgttctataaatagcaccaatcaaagctcacgtctgctaaagtataaataggtagatggatgacagagagttcATTATGTATCCAGCGATTTAAGAAAACACATCAAGGatttaactaataatttatcccagtaccttgataaggaagttattgcaactaccctgaTACGGcggataaaatattaaaaagaagacgtttgaagttcatagactaaagaagagttgcagaattgcAAGAAGGTTTCGAGCTACATGTATAGAGTcagcgcatagaagttttaccttaaCGGTATTTGAATGCTATTGACGATAGCAactataggctgagcatcggaaagctgagacagagacccagagtttgataatctactgagatagtaggagtgttccagcttatagacggttcagcagtATTGGCGAAATACAGCCAAGGTATcgggggatatacctatatggtacttgaatgctacatatgatagcatataggcgctcagccatccaggagtcagggcaatcctatagagttgcaacttcaattaagaggacagatgCCGAGCATCTGttcgataggactcgtatgttgttgatttaaagacatcgtctgacgggaacttcaacaaaaagaccagtcaagcatagagtctccagcctatagtaGTTTGAGCTAATAATTATTAAtagaagattgttagtttgaaacatttagtgatttgcctgatccctgaaattatttagctcctaacagaaatcatttacgaatcattggttcacgaatcatttaggcaagttagccagaggaaaattctatatatgagatatttggtatCACCAattatacgttttaacaaagtacattctacatcgtttgtcagctagtctaagacatagtgaccttagcgattggacccaattcattgttcaagatactaaaggcgtaggcactttccTGAGTCATATATTAACTCGTATCCTAACATACAAGTATTGTTGTTACAAGTTATGATAGGCCTTTACTAAATTTTAAGCACATATCTAATCGTTACAATACAAACCTTAAAGCGCGTCTGAAACTATGTTTGAACATATCGAATACTTATTTGTTTAATGTACCTTGTTTACGAATAAAAAGCACTCCGTCTGATACATCTTTCCTCTCCAGTGTCTATTCGTGGATGGCACGGTTTACAAGACAAGTTTGATATGACTTTGGATTCCATGGATTCTAACAAGTCAAACTTGCTCTTGAGACCATGTTTTTACAGACTACATTTTCATTACCCATTTGGGTGTTCTTTTGTACTTTATATCTACTCAAATGAGGTCAAGCAAACATAGAGAtgtgaatatttatttatatttagtcaTACTTACCATACGAAAATGGTATTTTTCTCGAATGAATTATTTCTTTCTTGAAACCATATATAACTGCCcctataataaaaataaaagaagtttggatagtctaaaatcatttatctaaatcaaaataattgcaaCATCCTGTGATGTACTTTAACATCAGTCTGATACGAAATTTTGTTAAAAGCAGCAATCTGTCGCATTGTTAAATAATAGTCGATAATTCATTTTAATTGGAGTgttaaaggtatctttttattttcagtaatatGTCGCACACTAATCAACGTCAGTGAAACAACGGTAATTCAAATTCATAACAAAGTGAATATAATGTATATGTGTAAGCTGTTCACTTAAAAGCAAAGCggttatattaatattttcaattgtgaCCTCCCCTGTACTGTAAACTATAAAACAGAATCGTTTTTATATCGGACACGTAGCCCATAAGCGCCTTCACGAACCAAGTGTTGCCATTCTTTACAATCAAAAATATAACAGTAATTTCATCAATTCATTCATAGAAACTAAACTATATACGATACAAGTTTGTAAAATAACTTTCGGCAAGTTTGAACACTTTCGCAGTTGTTTGACATGTTATTCTAACCTGACTTCTACATGGAAGTAAGAACTCTACAGCTTACCTCTCATTACTATGGTTCCTGCTTCCTGCGGTATGATCACATGCTTGTTTGGAAAAGCTTCCATAACTGCCTTATGCATGATCGGCGACTCTGAAAATCCACCGACCATCATCAACGTAGATACATTTTTCAGTTCTGGTTTATCACAAAGTTCTTCCAAATGTTCAAGCAACAAGAGTTTGGCATTTTCAAACAGTTCTTTAAATTTGTCATTCCCAACACGGAGTTTATCATTTCTCATTCTAACCGTCTTGACAAACTGACCTATTCCCAAATCGCTTTGTAGATCCTTGCCTTTGATTTTGTGATACAAAGTATATAAGGAATTTGGCAGAGATATTGTAATTTCTTCTGATGACTTCGCCTTACATTGCCTCTTTTTCATTTCTAACGTTGCAGCAAGTTCAAGGGCATCTAGCTTCTTTGTGGATTTGAACATTTCCCAGACATCGCTCCCAAGAACGGCTTCAAAGAAGTCGTATACTTCTCGATCTACCAAAGTTCCACCCCATGGTCCGCCGCTTGGAGGGTACAGTTCCTTCAACGCACCATCTGCCTGAACTTCACTCGATGTTATATCGACAGTGCCACCTAAAGATAAGATATATTAAATTAACAGTCTGACAAAATGTCTACATTATGATAGTAAAACTCTATTTTAAAATAAGATCATTTGTTCCTTTGTTCAGTTAATGTTAATGGGAAGCTCGAAATTATTAAACGAAAATTGTTATAAATAAAAGTGCATCTAACCATATATGTTTAAATGGAAAAGTAAATTTAGTTGTATTGTGTTCTTCACGATGTCTAAGTATGGCAAATATTCGTGCAAAGTTGTCTAAATTTAAAAGATACTTTATATAAGGGCTTAATTAGATATCAATTGAACATGAACACTGTTTACCTCACCTTTTAGTTCATCAAATGACTTTTACATTGAGCCAACATTACTGGAAATTGTTGAATTGTAACCAATTATGACAAGTTATTTTAAAGTCCTTTTATAGATTTAGAATATACAAAGCGTACAACAGATTGTGAAAGTCTAACCCTTGATTTTTGCAACTTTGACCGAAATTCAACAGTAATGAATATTGCGTTCTGCTCATTGACCAATTATTGCTGTGCCTACTTATTTGAAATTCCTATAATGGGTTTTAACTTTGATCCCTAtgtatgaccttaaccttgaactgATATGAGCAAAAATTGCACGCAGCACGTTGTCTCATTACGACACATATTCGcgccaaattatttaaaaatcttttcggGGATTTAAAAGATATGACTCGGACGTAAATTACTTCATACTGACGTGTAATCTCGCTGTACGACCTTGCCCTTGAACGGATATGACTAAACGTTGCGTTCTCCCAGTTGTGGGGCATGTTGTTTGATAATACTTTAAAGGGGTAACAGGATGCAGAGCGGACACAACTGCTGTCTACTTGACATTTGATCTCACCATATGACCTTCACTTTGAACCGACATGATTGAATTTTACGTTCGGCATGTtttctcattatgataaacactTGTACCAAGTTCTTTGAAAACCTCCAATGAAGTACAGGTTCTTTACTGTTGTACATATGTAATAATTGCAGAAGTCTTTGTCACCCTTCTGATGTATTTATATTAGAATATCACATAACCATTTGTTCcgaattaaaagaaaactttcaAATATTACAGTTGACCAATTAATTATTTATCTTGCATTACATTTAATAGAAATCATTTCTCTAATCTaccattatttcattttgtattacaTGTAGAAATCACCGATGTTCATCAGAATATTCCAGTACAATTTAAACGAGCTTCTCCTGCTAAGTTTGCATTTCACATGTCATTCACACAACTAATTTCCTAGAAGTTGCAAATATGCATCTTAGGCTTACTTATGTAAACCGCAGATGAAGAATGAACTGTAGTTACTGTACCAAAACTACCACAATCTACGGTATTTTCGTAATTGCTGTATCAGTTATCACTGCAAGAGGCTAGTATAAGATATCATTAAGAGGGCTCAATATGATCTTATATAAAATCACGAGAGAAAATCATCCCCTAACATAGAGCAAATTGTGTGCTTGAGGAAACTATGGTGAAAATGAGGATAATGTTACAGGCGTTTTTCCATTAAATGTGcctgaattttaaaattttgattgatgtGATTAATGATGATTGCTCTAATTGTGAAAAATATCCCTGATGTATGATGACAGGATATACAATTAGCATGCAaagttttgaatatattttacaatttatgaaataattaataaatgtaGTTTTTATGTCCCTAACATTGTCATTATATGTTTAGCCTCTTTGTCATTAAGTACTAATTCAatgatttttgtatatttttttattgtgttCCTGTAGAATTAGGTACGGGTTCGTTTAGATGGTGGCAAAGGCAATACATGTATAGGTAATGAAACGCACTTGTGAACACGATTTTGTCACAGACGGAGAGACGACTAGACTAAACCATATATTTCCCGCCAAATAATTGTGAAGAGGGAAATgatataattctatgtaatgtTTGATATAATAGTTCAATGATACAATCACGTGTAAAGCAAAGCTAATGATTATGTCCAGCGGAAAGAACAGagataataattaaaaaaagaaaagtcatTCCTCCAAGATCCAGAACCATGAACTGTGAGCCAGGCGCAAAAGATTTAATGGTTGTTGTTCCATCTTCGTCCACACATTTAGACGCTTCGTATTGCTTGCAATAAATCGCCGCTGCTTCTGGTTCGAGTGCGAATGTAAACTGATCAGCTGGTATACCAGCCTGAAATTTAAAACTTACTGGCACTTCAAAAAGCTTTAGTAgtttgttgttggtggtggtttttattctttttattctttaACTAAAAATGATATCACTCAGCTGCTACAAattttgctataaactattttGATTGTTTACTGAAATTAAGTGATAACCAAGACGCCAATAAaccaattttgtttctaaaattaacATCACGAAACACATTGGCATATATTACCTAACTTCTGTAGTAAGTATTTCTGATTATTCTTGTTTTATATCAACATTTTACTGtaattttgaaatactgtttaaaatgtaAGGACAAATTTCCAAATATTCTAATTgctaaacaaacaatttttaaaagtgtCCAAATGTCAAAAGAATAATGTATGCACAAATTAGTAGATAGATCATTTGAAAACTTACTTTTAGAGATGCCTCCTTCATGAACTGTTTTGCACTGTATTGCCAAATTGCTGGAACAGTTATAACCCAGTAAATATCAGTTTCTTCCATATCTTTCACCTTTAACGTTAACTGTTCAAAAAGCTGTTCTTTAAGGAACTTGATTGCTGCAGCGAAAACATCTATAGCCAACATCTTTTTCCCCTGATCATCTCTCAGTTTTAAGTTGCGTTTCAGACGCTACAATTTACGCAAACTCGACATACATATACATTATACCACAATATCAGCTATACACTACTAAGAGATAATTAAGTTAATGTTTAAAATACATAGAACGGTAAAGGTGTAAAGAGCAAAATGTAAACTTGATACTATTATTATAGTTTACCAAGATGTATTAGAATTGCtttctattttaaacaaatatgcaCTGACAATATATTATTCGCATCTCTGTATCTAAAACAATGGAATACGAGTAGGATATTTCAATCTTATTACAAGTTCATGTATCAAACAAAAACCACAAATTAAATCATTCGACAGagattaaaatttttgtttcttactGTTTGTCCATGCAAGTTCATCTTGAAATGTTTGAAGTACTTCCATCCATGATGTTCGTCGTCATCAGCTAAGTCGGCATACTTTTTTTCCGCCTTTAAGTTCAATAAcaagaagaaatatattttaacaatattctGTTATTTTATAACCGGATAACCGTTTTACCTCCGTCTGATAAGCTTGTGAACTTTATAACATGTGATGCATAAATAGTTCTATGCATTgtcacatatattttgttcttcatgttttattattactTAGGATGATCACTGATATTATAAACATGATGTACAAAATATATCTTACATATTGATGCCTCCATACAGTTCATTTGTTCTAACAGTAAAGGCTTTTTCAACGTACATACTTTAATACTTTTTGACATTCTTGTTTTCTGTATTCATTAATTCAATGAATGTATGCATATTTGGTCTCCTTCAATGATAATTTGGCATGTACTTATTTCtttaaatcattatataaaactCGTTCTAAAAAGTGAAACTCGTCGTCTAACATGATACATACGTTACATATACTTTCATTTAGTAGCCTACAAACAGGTCTGGTCCATCGACCAGTTTCAATAACAATTCTGCATGAAGATAAACGTAAGTGTGATAcggatttttttaatattaacaatATCTAACATATAAGAAAAAGACATTGTAGATTTAGCAGACACCCTGTCATGTTTGAGAACAAACTGGCTGATCATGACTGTGTATGAGTCATACGTTACCCCCGTTTAAGTTAAAGGATCGTGTAAGCGCATTTAAACTGTTTTCTAATTAGCCGTGATATGTAGTTTTCTAATAGTTGTAATATGGGAAAGCTGCCTTAAATTACTCGTTTTAATTATATAAGGTACTGTTTGTTTTGGCAAGATTTAGTTACGatgcaggcccggatccagaaatatttgatggGGGCACCAGTTTAGAACGAAGACGTCACCGGCGAGGaatgtttgaaatacagatatgatATGTTGGCCTCTAATGCATTTTTGTCTAATTTTAGGTACGGGAGGAGGTACCCACATCATTTTAGGGGTCAGGGGGGTCCTCCTGGAAGTTTtcgaaatataggtatgaaatggtggcctctggtgcatttttttgggTCTAATTTTAAGATACGGGAGGGGATATTCCCATCACTTTAGGGGTTTAGGGGGTCTCTGCTTTTCTGGCCTAATTTCGAGGTACGGGAGGGGGTACACCCATTGTTTTATCGGGGTCTCCCctggaatattttgaaaaataggtatgaaatggtggcctcctgttgtaaatatttgttcacaAATATGTATCTTTCCTTTTAGATAACAATCTTTTATTTGACAATgtgaattaaaatttttaatgtcaAGGTGAATCAGTCCGGATGACCTTACGACACATTAAGAAGACGTTTCCCGTTTGCCAGTTTGCA
This window of the Mercenaria mercenaria strain notata chromosome 5, MADL_Memer_1, whole genome shotgun sequence genome carries:
- the LOC123557921 gene encoding heat shock 70 kDa protein 12A-like, whose protein sequence is MGDYKTKLVIAAIDFGTTYSGYAYSFRHILKKDPLKTYENIWTDDNGKLQTSKAPTTVLFEPNGEFHSFGYEAEKKYADLADDDEHHGWKYFKHFKMNLHGQTRLKRNLKLRDDQGKKMLAIDVFAAAIKFLKEQLFEQLTLKVKDMEETDIYWVITVPAIWQYSAKQFMKEASLKAGIPADQFTFALEPEAAAIYCKQYEASKCVDEDGTTTIKSFAPGSQFMVLDLGGGTVDITSSEVQADGALKELYPPSGGPWGGTLVDREVYDFFEAVLGSDVWEMFKSTKKLDALELAATLEMKKRQCKAKSSEEITISLPNSLYTLYHKIKGKDLQSDLGIGQFVKTVRMRNDKLRVGNDKFKELFENAKLLLLEHLEELCDKPELKNVSTLMMVGGFSESPIMHKAVMEAFPNKHVIIPQEAGTIVMRGAVIYGFKKEIIHSRKIPFSYGISSAVPFDPRKHPAYMKRMNGFGFERAEDVFHEFVRKGQTVIQGETKIRHSFMTSNDDTASVEIYQTPADKLPDTSYTFWPEFERIGELSLVPKKDGRQQIDVTMSFGGIELEVEAKEHGTQNKVIAKFDFLT